From the Deinococcus apachensis DSM 19763 genome, the window CAGGGCGAGCGGCGTGGGGCAGAACAGAAGGGCTGAACACGCCCTGAGCAGAAGACTTCGGCTATTGCACCCGCATTGCACCCAAAAGGACGAACCCGCCCCTTCGGGCGGGTTTCTGTGGTGGAGTCGAGGGGGATCGAACCCCTGACCTCGTCATTGCGAATAAAGCTGTCGGCGTTTGCCACACTTTCCTCAGCCCCGATGGAATTGGCTTCAGTGAGTCACAGCGCAGCTTGACAGGCCATTAGAAAGGTGAGAAGTGGAACGTCGTGGTAAGACCTGGAATGGTCGGGCACCCGCTACTGCACCACTCCTGCACCAGAGGGGGCACTGCCTGGTTGGAGGCCCATGCGAAACATGTAGCCCTCACCGCCCGCGCGGATCGAAGGCGTCGCGCAGGCCGTCACCGATCAGGTTGAAGGCCAGCACGGTCAGCAGGATGGCGATGGCGGGCGCGCTCGACGCCCACGGGGCCTGCACGATGTAGTTGCGGGTCTCGGATACCATCGCGCCCCACTCTGGGGTGGGCGGCTGCGCCCCGAAGCCGATGAAGCCCAGGCCCGCCGCCGTGAGGATCGCGCTGCCCACGTCGAAACTGCCCTGCACCAGCAGCGGCGCGACGGCGTTGGGAAGGAGGTGTCGCCCGGCGATCCGCCCCTGCGAGCCCCCCAGCGCGCGGGCGGCCTCCACGAACTCGCGCTCCCGCAGAGCGAGCACCTGCGCGCGGATCAGCCGGGCGTAGGTCGGCCATGACACCAGCGCGACCGCGATCATCACGTTGGTGAGGCTGGGCCCCAGCGCCGCCGAGATGGCCATTGCCAGGATCAGGCCGGGAAAGGCCAGGAAGATGTCGGTGAGCCGCATCAGCCCCTCGTCCCACCAGCCGCCCAGCAGCCCCGCCGCGAGACCGACCGCCGAGCCGGTGAGCAGCGACGCCAGCATCACGCTGACGCCGAGCCCCAGCGAGATGCGCCCGCCGTTTAGCACCCGCGTCAGCACGTCGCGCCCGAGCTGGTCCGTGCCGAGGAGATGGGCGGCCGAGGGGGCCGAGAGCCGCAGGTCGAGGTTCTGGGCCCCCGGGGCGCCGAGGAAGGCGGGGCCGATCAGGGCGGCCACAACGAGGAACACCAGCAGTCCGAAGCCGATCAGCGCGCCACTGTTGCGCCGCAATCGCCGCCACGCCGCGGACCCGCCGGGGGAAGACACGGCGACCGTCACGAGAAGCTGATCCGGGGGTCGAACGCGGCGTAGGCGAGGTCCACGAGCAGGTTGACGACCGAGTAGGCCAGCCCGGCCACGAGCGTGACCCCCACCACG encodes:
- a CDS encoding ABC transporter permease; the encoded protein is MTVAVSSPGGSAAWRRLRRNSGALIGFGLLVFLVVAALIGPAFLGAPGAQNLDLRLSAPSAAHLLGTDQLGRDVLTRVLNGGRISLGLGVSVMLASLLTGSAVGLAAGLLGGWWDEGLMRLTDIFLAFPGLILAMAISAALGPSLTNVMIAVALVSWPTYARLIRAQVLALREREFVEAARALGGSQGRIAGRHLLPNAVAPLLVQGSFDVGSAILTAAGLGFIGFGAQPPTPEWGAMVSETRNYIVQAPWASSAPAIAILLTVLAFNLIGDGLRDAFDPRGR